Sequence from the Sanguibacter keddieii DSM 10542 genome:
TCGTGCGAGCCTCGTGCACCCCCAGGTCATGCTCGTCGACCTCCAGCTGCCGGACGGCACCGGGATCGACCTCATGCGCTCCGTCCGCGCCACCCAGCCCGAGACCCGCGCGATCGTGCTCACGTCCTTCGACGACGACTCGGCCCTGGCCGCCGCCCTCGAGGTGGGGGCCGCCGCCTACGTGCTCAAGAGCGTCCGCGGCGCGGAGATCGCCGACGTCGTGCGCGCCGTCGCCGCCGGACGGGTGCTGCTCGACGAGCGCACCATCACGCGTCGTCGCCGCGAGCACGACGACCCGACCGAGGACCTCACCCCGAGCGAGGTGCGCGTCGTCGACCTCATCGGTGAAGGACTCTCGAACCGTGAGATCGCCGAGCGCCTGAGCATCGCGGAGAAGACCGTGAAGAACCACATCACCTCGCTGCTGGCCAAGATGGGCCTCCAGCGCCGCACCCAGGTCGCCGCCTGGGTCGCCGCACGCAAGCACCACGCCTGGGCGCAGGACTCCACGAACCGCTGAGCCGGGCCGCCACGGTCGGGGGAGTGCCCCCGGCGGGCTCGGCGGGGTGCTGGGCGGACGCCGCCCAGCACCCCTCAGCTGCGCTCGACGAGCGGCGCCGACCAGGTGAGGATCGTGCCCCGCCCGGTGGCGGAGTTCTCGAGGCTCGACGACCCGCCGTGCTGACGCGCGCGGGCGGCGACGTTCCAGGTCCCCGACTTGCGTCCGGTCGGTGCCCCGAGCCCGACGCCGTCGTCCTCGACCTCGACGGTGACGTCGCCCGGGCCCTCGTGGAGGGTCGCGACCGTGACGCGCACGGCCACGGACGACGCCTGCGCGTGCCGGGCGGCGTTCGCGAGCCCCTCGCGCACGACGGCGAGGATGTCGTCGGCCAGCGCCTGGGACACGAGCTCGTCGACGAGCTCTTCGTCGTCGTCGATGGCGCCCAGGCTCCGGTCGTCGAGGGAGATGACGAGCGACGGGGCGAAGCCGAGCCCGGTGCGGGCGAGCGACGCCTCGCGGCGCAGCCGCTCGACGAGCCCGGTCGCCGCGTCGGGGTCGCGCAGGGAGTGGACGATGGCCCGGATCTCGCGCACCGAGTTGTCCACGTTGTCGAGGGCCTCGTCGAGGATGGAGATGAGCCCGGCCTTGTCGAGGCCGCGCGCCGCGCGGCGCCGGACCGTCTCGAGCTGCATGCCGGTGGCGAACAGCTGCTGGATGGCGAGGTCGTGGAGGTCCCGCGCGATGCGCTCGCGCTCCTCGACGAGCTTGGAGAGGTCCTGGGCCTGCCGGGCCTCCGAGAGCACGAGGGCGAGGGCAGCCTGGTCCGCGAAGGTCGAGGCACGCTCGAGGTCCTTGCTGATGAACGCCTCCTGCCCCACCTTGCGCAGCAGCACGAGGACGCCGACGGGCTTCTCCGCGGTCCCCATCGGGGCGTAGAGCGCGGGGCCGAAGCGCCGCATGGGAGGGAGCTGGAGGTTGCGCGCGACGGCGAGCGAGGGCACGAGCCGGCCCTTGCCGCTGCGCAGCGCGGTCCACGAGAGCCCGCCGTGCGGCATGGTCTGGCCGAGGAGCTCGTCGGAGTTCCAGCCGCGCACGATCTCCATCACCAGCTCGCCACCGAGCCCGGGGAGGACGAGGCAGGCCGCGTCGGCGTCGGCGATCTCGCGGGCGACCGAGACGATGTGCTCGAGCACGTCCTCCTCAGGTGCGCCCGACAGCAGCATCGTGGTGATGTGCGCGCCCGCGCTCAGCCACTTCTCTCGCTCCACAGCATCTGCCTCACCTGGTAGCACCGGGGCTCCTCGTCGTCGTGGTGGTGTGCTCGCCGTCTACTGTCGCACGGTACGTCGCCTGCGTGACCAGCAGAGACGCGTGCGTGCCGCGGGCGACGACCCCGCCCTCGTCGATCAGCACGACCTCGTCGGCCGCGGCCAGGGCCGACAGCCGGTGGGTCGCGACCACCACCCCGCGGGGCTGGTCCGTGCCCCGCCCGGCACGCAGCAGGTCGGCCACGAGCTGGTCGGCCGTCGCGGGGTCCAGGTGCTCGGCGGGCTCGTCCACCAGCAGGAAGGTCGCGGGGGAGCAGAGAGCGCGCGCGAGCAGGAGCCGTCGGCGCTCGCCGCCCGAGATGGTGGCGCCGTCGGCGCCGAGCGTCGTGAGGACGCCGTCGGGCAGACCGGCGAGCCACTCCCCGAGCCCCGCCCGCTCGAGCGCGGCGACCGCCTGCGCCTCGGCGACGTCTCCCCGGGCCACCCGGAGGTTCTCCAGGACCGTCGTGCTGAACACGTGGGCGTCCTCGGTGGTGAGCACCACGTGCTGTGCCACGGTGTCGTGCGACGCGGTGCGGACCGGTCGGCCGTCGAGCGTGAGCGACCCGCCGACGGGGTCGACGAGCCCGGCGAGGGTGAGCAGGGTGGTCGTCTTGCCCGTCCCGCTGGGCCCCACCAGCGCCACCGAACGCCCGGGACGCAGGTCGAGGTCGAGCCCGGCCACGACCGGCGCCGTCCCGGGCCAGCCGCAGGCGAGGTCGCGAGCGGTGAGGGACAGGGCGGTGAGGGACCGGGCGGTCGAGCGCTGCGCAGGGATGCCGGCCTGCGGCTCTCGGTCTACCTCGGCGATGTCGTCGAGCACGTCGTCCTTCTCTGGGGGGCCGTCGCGGTCGGGTGCGCCGTCCCCCTCGGGCGTGGCGGCGTCCAGCAGCGCCATGATGCGCGCGGCGGCCTGCCGTGACCGGTGCATCTGGATGGCGGCGGCGGGGAGCGTCTGGGTGATCTCGAAGACCGCGAGGGGCGTGAGCACCACGACGGCCAGCTGGACGGGGCCGAGGGTCCCGGCTGTCACGGAGGGGATGGCGAGCAGCATGGTGGCCACGACGGCGAGCCCGACCGCGAGCGTCCCGATCCCCGCGGCGAGCCCGGAGGTGCGGGCACCTGCGTCTGTGGCAGCGGCGAGACGACCGTCGGCCTCGGCGAGGGCCTCTCGCCGAGACCGGAGGTTCCCCGACACGGTGAGCGCGGCGGCGTCGTCGACGATCTCGAGGGCGACCGCCGCCATGTCGGACCTCGCCCGGGCCGTGCGCCGCTCGGTCGTGGCGGCACCGCGCGCGGCGAGCCACGGGCCGACGATCCCGGAGAGCACGAGGCAGCCGGCCAGGGCCGCCGCGGCACCGAGGTGGAACACCCCGACGAAGGCCACGGACCCCACACCGAGCACGACGGCCACCGCACCGGGGAGGATCGCACGGACCACCACGTCGCCGACCGCGTCGACGTCGGCGCCGACCCGGGCGAGCAGGTCGCCGCGCCGCAGCGCGGCGACGGCGTCGAGGCGCCCGCCCGCGAGGGCGGCGTAGATGCGGGTGCGCAGCGACGCCATGCCGCGCAGCGCGACGGTGTGCGAGGCCAGCCGCTCGAGGTAGCGGAACAGCCCGCGGGAGATGCCGAACATCCGCACCGACACCGTCGCGACCGTGAGGGTCATGACCGGGGGCATCTGGGACGCCCGCGCGATGAGCCACGCGGAGACCGCAGCGAGGGCGATGGCGCTGCCCAGGGCGAGGACGCCCAGCAGCAGCGCTAGCGCCGCCCGCCGCAGGTCGACGTCGAGGAGCCGCACGGCTCGGCGCAGCGGGTCGGCGGAGCCGTGCGAGGAGCGTGGCTCGGTGGTGGCGGAGGGGTCGGTGGTGGCGGACAGGTCCGCCGCGACGGAGGTCTCGGGCGCTCGGGGGCTCATGCGTCGACCTCGTCACGGGTGCGGGGGGAGGAGGTGACCTCGACGACGTCGTCCGCGAGGGCGACGAGGCTCGGCCGGTGCGCCACGACCAGGACGGTGCGCCCCGCCTCGCGCAGCGCGGCGAGGGAGGCGAGCACCTGGTCCTCGGCGAGGGCGTCCAGGTGCGCCGTGGGCTCGTCGAGCACGACGAGCGGCTCGTCGCCGAGCAGCGCCGCGGTGAGGGCGACGCGCTGGCGCTGGCCGACGCTCAGGCCCACCCCGCCCTGACCGAGCACCGTGTCGAGGCCGTCGGGCAGCGCGGCGACCACGGCGTCGAGCCCCGTGAGGCGCATGGCCCGGGCGGTCGCGGCAGCGGTCCCGGCAGCGGTGTCGTCAGGGTCGAAGGTGTCGCCCCGGGGGCCCTGGTGCTCCGCGCCCGAGCGGCGCGCGGCGTCGAGCGTCGCACGGATCGAGCCGGGTGGCAGCGCGCTGCGCTGGGGGAGCCAGGCGATCTGCCGCCACCAGGTCTCGAGGTCGACGGTCGCCAGGTCGGTGCCGTCCACCTGCACGGTCCCGGCGTCCGGGCTGACGAGGCCGAGCAGCGCGAGCACCGTCGTCGTCTTGCCCGAGCCGCTCGGCCCGGTGAGCGCGACGATGCGTCCGGGCGCGATCGAGGCGGTCAGCCCCGACGGGGCGCTGACGTCACGACCGGGAGCCACGACGCCGACGCCCGAGAGCGTGACGGTCGACCGGGCGAGGTCGGGTGCGGCGACCGTGCCGCGGGGCCGCAGCGGCTCCTCGATCACGGCGAAGGCCTTCTGCGCCGCCGTGATGCCGTCGGTCGACGCGTGGAACTGCACGCCGATCTGCCGGATCGGCAGGTACACCTCGGGGGCGAGCACCAGGACGGCGATCGCGACCTCGAGGTCGACCTGCCCGTAGACCAGGCGCAGCCCGACCCCCACGGCCACGAGGGCGACCGACAGCGTGGTGAGCAGCTCGAGCACCATGCCGGAGAGGAAGGCGACGCGCAGCGTCTTCATCGTCGAGCGCGTGTAGGCCTCGCCGAGCTGGCGGACCCGGGCGACGGGGCCGCGCTCGCGGCCGAAGGCCCGCAGCGTCGGCAGACCGGCGAGCAGGTCGAGCACCTGCGAGCCGAGCCGCTGCATGACCGCGAGCCTGCGCTCGGAGTACGCCTGCGTCAGCTGGCCCACCAGGATCATGAAGACCGGGACGAGCGGGATGGTGACGACGACGATCACCGCCGAGATCCAGTCGAGCCCGAAGACCACGACGAGCGTCGCGGGGGTGACCGTGACGGCCAGCAGGAGCTGGGGGAGGTAGCGCACGAGGTAGGGCTCGAGGTCGTCCAGACCTCGGGTCGCGAGGGTCACCACGTCGACGCCCTGACCGGTGGCGAGCCAGCGAGGCCCGAGCCCGGCGGCGTGCTCGAGCACCTGGCCGCGCAGGCTCGTGACGACCCGGGTCGCGGCGCGGTGCGCGTAGCGCTCCTGCAGGCCGTTGACGACGGCCCGCGCCACGACGACCGCCGCGAGCCACCGGAGGTGGCCCGCGACGTCGCCGAGGGTGGCGCCGGAGGAGACGACCGGCGCGAGCACGGCCGCGATGAGCAGGGCCTGTGCGATGACGAGCCCGGCGGTGACGATGCCGAAGGCCGTGGTCAGCAGCACGTACCCGCGGGCAGGCGCTGCGTACCGGAGCAGCTTCGGGTCGAGAGGCTTCACGTCAGTGGGTGTCCTGCGGTGTCGGGGTCTCCGGCGTCCCGGACGACGGCGGCGTGCCCCGGCCGTCGGTGCGGCGCGGCGGGGTGAGCGACGGCAGGCCGATGGGCTCGGGGATGTGGTGCGTGCCGATGCGCTTGCGGAACACCCAGTACGTCCACGACTGGTAGAGCAGGACGAGGGGCGTGAGGAACAGCGCGACCCAGGTCATCACGGTGAGCGTGTACTCGGTCGAGGACGCGTTGCGGATGTTCAGGGAGTTGGCCGGGTCGTTGCTCGCCGGCATGACGTCCGGGTACATCGAGCCGAAGATGAGCACGACGGCGGCGAGGATCGCGAGGGCGGACCAGAAGAACGCCCAGCCCTCACGGGCCCGTGCGTTCGAGACCACGACGGCGACGAGAGCCGCCGCGGCGACGGCGACCGCACCCCAGGTCCAGGTCGTCCCGTAGGCGAGCTGCGCCCAGAGGGCCCAGCCGCCGGCCGCGACCACCGAGGCGACCGAGAACATGCCGGCCAGGCGGCGGGCCCGGACGCGGATGTCGCCCTCGGTCTTGAGCGCCACGAACACGGCACCGTGCGTGAGGAAGAGCAGCATTGTGACGACGCCACCGAGCAGCGCGAAGGGGGAGAGGAGGGAGAAGAACCCGCCCGTCATCGTGTGGTTCGCGTCCATCTCGACACCGCGGACCAGGTTGGCGAAGGCGACGCCCCAGAGGATCGAGGGGAGCCACGACCCGATGATCACCGAGGCGTCCCAGCGGCGGCGCCACGTGG
This genomic interval carries:
- the cydB gene encoding cytochrome d ubiquinol oxidase subunit II — encoded protein: MDLETLQVLWFVLIAVLWTGYLVLEGFDFGVGMLMPILGRKEKDRRVMINTIGPVWDGNEVWLLTAGGATFAAFPEWYASLFSGFYIPLFIILICLIVRGMGFEYRSKINDATWRRRWDASVIIGSWLPSILWGVAFANLVRGVEMDANHTMTGGFFSLLSPFALLGGVVTMLLFLTHGAVFVALKTEGDIRVRARRLAGMFSVASVVAAGGWALWAQLAYGTTWTWGAVAVAAAALVAVVVSNARAREGWAFFWSALAILAAVVLIFGSMYPDVMPASNDPANSLNIRNASSTEYTLTVMTWVALFLTPLVLLYQSWTYWVFRKRIGTHHIPEPIGLPSLTPPRRTDGRGTPPSSGTPETPTPQDTH
- a CDS encoding GAF domain-containing sensor histidine kinase, which produces MEREKWLSAGAHITTMLLSGAPEEDVLEHIVSVAREIADADAACLVLPGLGGELVMEIVRGWNSDELLGQTMPHGGLSWTALRSGKGRLVPSLAVARNLQLPPMRRFGPALYAPMGTAEKPVGVLVLLRKVGQEAFISKDLERASTFADQAALALVLSEARQAQDLSKLVEERERIARDLHDLAIQQLFATGMQLETVRRRAARGLDKAGLISILDEALDNVDNSVREIRAIVHSLRDPDAATGLVERLRREASLARTGLGFAPSLVISLDDRSLGAIDDDEELVDELVSQALADDILAVVREGLANAARHAQASSVAVRVTVATLHEGPGDVTVEVEDDGVGLGAPTGRKSGTWNVAARARQHGGSSSLENSATGRGTILTWSAPLVERS
- the cydC gene encoding thiol reductant ABC exporter subunit CydC, which translates into the protein MSPRAPETSVAADLSATTDPSATTEPRSSHGSADPLRRAVRLLDVDLRRAALALLLGVLALGSAIALAAVSAWLIARASQMPPVMTLTVATVSVRMFGISRGLFRYLERLASHTVALRGMASLRTRIYAALAGGRLDAVAALRRGDLLARVGADVDAVGDVVVRAILPGAVAVVLGVGSVAFVGVFHLGAAAALAGCLVLSGIVGPWLAARGAATTERRTARARSDMAAVALEIVDDAAALTVSGNLRSRREALAEADGRLAAATDAGARTSGLAAGIGTLAVGLAVVATMLLAIPSVTAGTLGPVQLAVVVLTPLAVFEITQTLPAAAIQMHRSRQAAARIMALLDAATPEGDGAPDRDGPPEKDDVLDDIAEVDREPQAGIPAQRSTARSLTALSLTARDLACGWPGTAPVVAGLDLDLRPGRSVALVGPSGTGKTTTLLTLAGLVDPVGGSLTLDGRPVRTASHDTVAQHVVLTTEDAHVFSTTVLENLRVARGDVAEAQAVAALERAGLGEWLAGLPDGVLTTLGADGATISGGERRRLLLARALCSPATFLLVDEPAEHLDPATADQLVADLLRAGRGTDQPRGVVVATHRLSALAAADEVVLIDEGGVVARGTHASLLVTQATYRATVDGEHTTTTTRSPGATR
- a CDS encoding response regulator, producing the protein MIVDDHEVVRRGIAEVIDRSEGMSVVAEAGSVAEGVRRASLVHPQVMLVDLQLPDGTGIDLMRSVRATQPETRAIVLTSFDDDSALAAALEVGAAAYVLKSVRGAEIADVVRAVAAGRVLLDERTITRRRREHDDPTEDLTPSEVRVVDLIGEGLSNREIAERLSIAEKTVKNHITSLLAKMGLQRRTQVAAWVAARKHHAWAQDSTNR
- the cydD gene encoding thiol reductant ABC exporter subunit CydD, whose amino-acid sequence is MKPLDPKLLRYAAPARGYVLLTTAFGIVTAGLVIAQALLIAAVLAPVVSSGATLGDVAGHLRWLAAVVVARAVVNGLQERYAHRAATRVVTSLRGQVLEHAAGLGPRWLATGQGVDVVTLATRGLDDLEPYLVRYLPQLLLAVTVTPATLVVVFGLDWISAVIVVVTIPLVPVFMILVGQLTQAYSERRLAVMQRLGSQVLDLLAGLPTLRAFGRERGPVARVRQLGEAYTRSTMKTLRVAFLSGMVLELLTTLSVALVAVGVGLRLVYGQVDLEVAIAVLVLAPEVYLPIRQIGVQFHASTDGITAAQKAFAVIEEPLRPRGTVAAPDLARSTVTLSGVGVVAPGRDVSAPSGLTASIAPGRIVALTGPSGSGKTTTVLALLGLVSPDAGTVQVDGTDLATVDLETWWRQIAWLPQRSALPPGSIRATLDAARRSGAEHQGPRGDTFDPDDTAAGTAAATARAMRLTGLDAVVAALPDGLDTVLGQGGVGLSVGQRQRVALTAALLGDEPLVVLDEPTAHLDALAEDQVLASLAALREAGRTVLVVAHRPSLVALADDVVEVTSSPRTRDEVDA